CGGTCTTCTCATAAACATCAATAACACCCTCATCTCTTCACCAACATCTTCTAGCTCATCTTCTCTAATTCATAGATTGTCTCTCTTTCAGACTAACTCTCAATCCCGCACTGAGAACGAATAACAGGGGAAGAAggaaatagaaaaagaaagaaaagataagaagaaaataTCTTGTTCGATTGGTTTTGATGGTAAGACCGACAGAAAGATATGAAGGCGCCCACAAAACGGTTAAGGGCAGTCAAGCggtttgtcatcaaaagaggtgggaatttatatttaactctattgtgattattgttgttttcttttacaaaagtttatgtttaaaaaattcatgcattgtctgggtgtgctttccatgcattgtttaactttgaattacgaaagttctgttatttcttttaatctttccattgcttggaaagaaatcacaatgctttgtttgtctttatgaattttttgggaaataagaatttccatttgattgtttggaaatgagaatttccatctgtggtatataggataatgctccttcatttatactacTCACTTTCGAGTTATGCTTAATAGGTgcggacgagtcaccatatagctatctaggtgcgggacgagtcaccatattatatattgtttggaaggagttagttccatatacatgattgtttacttctgtgaaatTGGTTGTGTTTAGTGTTTAAGGAACAcaagaattgttttcaaatcatttccaatgactgcatgaaagttaaatgttattcctacggggaaccccttttagggatgatgtgctcacccattcccactttcagtttcagagacagatcatagttgcgcagcgaaagcttcgaggagttgatttcattagttggttaacttcggctatgtttattatgttgcatattatatttgttaaccaaatgactattgtatatatgtatcatttgagataagttcttgtatttatataattctgagcggggctagttttgtgTTAAGTTTTATAGAAGatctcttaattgaatgcttGAATTTATGATTTggtttcttagtgcctctttatttagttaatctcttggattagtcagctgctagctttgggggtgcTACagttttaatcaagcgactctagttgagttttgagactaaaatatgacaaccaaccttgacataccaatgcttggtgggttcaaccgagcaatgctctaacactgcaCAAGCAGATCATCTCTTAAAAGGTATGTTAACTTATTCTCTATTTTGAAATAAGTATTGATATCAAAATGTTTATTTAATAGAAGAACATTCCAAATACTCATGTCGGGTAGAAAAAGTTTAGAGACAAACACGTAAGAATCAAAATTGTTACAAACTGGTTGAGGAGGATCATGATGACCTATCTACCTACCTGTCTAATGCAATGTGTTATAAGTTACTTCCATGAAGTAATTTTGTTGCACAATTGCCAAACTTTTTCCCATTCCTCTAGATTAACTAGAATTATTATACTTATGCAAAATATCAGCATTTTTGAAATATTTGGATTTAAGTATTTGTACATATAATAAATTAGACTCTTTACAAATTCTCCAGGCCAGTGAGACGGGGTAAGTTTATTTTTTTCAGGATCTTTGAATGCAAGTCCACTTTTATCCTTGGATTTACACGTGTTATGCATCATAGTTTCCTTATCAACCATGTACACCCTTACTTCgactccctttttttttttttatttcagttcattcaaatcaaaacagtgattacatgttcgctaacaaaataacaaaaaacatcaaaataaaagataaacaagacCCTAATACAAATATGGACATCAACtacaagtagatcgcgaagaAAAAGAACTATAAACTGCAAAAATATCCAATTTGTTCTTATGTATAAGTGAGAGATGATGGTATCCAGAAATGATTTCCGACCATTTAATCAGATTGTAGTCTTCttcgataagagatgctcctaaaacaAAGTAGTAATTTGCCCATGAATTTGTCGATCCATACAAACACAGATGCTGATTGAAAACGATGTAGTGATGAACCGTCGATGTTTTTGAATCGAAATAAGCAAGCCAAGAACCAGCCATTAAAATTTGAAGAACTCACCCCACAACGACGAAGAAAGATCGCCCCAAAACGGCAAAGAAATATGGCAAAAGACACCAGAAACGATGTATAAATATTTTATTCATTATCTACTACCAAAAacttcggaaaaaaaaaagagaattctaACTTagatttggttttttcttttgggAAAGGGAGGAGAAAGAGAGAGGAGAGAAAAATTGTTAAATTTGCCCACTCTCATATTGCAGCTCATTGCCGGTCATTGTGTCATGTACAAATCTTAGGGCGCCGGACGGATATCTCGTGGCCCAGTTTTCAGTCACCCACTTTTATAAAACCGtgatccaaaattcactcacttATAGAAGTGAGTATCCATAACTCACACTCCATATACCCGTCGTCGGCGTCGGTAATCGATTGCGTAATCCCGCGCGTAGATCATAAGCACGCGGTTTCACATATGACTTACACGTGCACAATACTCCACCACATTATAGCCCGATTTTTTAAAGATAAGTCCAAATTTAATTTCTCTACCCGGATctttatataataagaaagaaTGTTGTTTTCCTCGGCATCAGCCAAAATCATTTTGAGTCGCAGAACCCCTAAACTCAGCACAGCAATTccattttcttcgtctaaaaATTCAGGATCTTGTTATAGAAGCAGAGTACCCTTTTTCTCGTTAAGACCAGTTTCAGGAATGGCTAGTCAATCTAGTAAAAGTTCGATCTATGATTTTACTGTCAAGGTTAGTACTACTCTTTCATGTTCTGTCTAAGATTTGTTTATGTGTTATTGTTAAATTCTTGTTTCGATTGTGAGATTGAGAAATTGTACCTGAATTGGTGGAAATCAGACTAGTAATTGGTTTATATTGGAGTTCAATTACTAAGTGAGGTTTGAAATTGGGGTTTTTGATTTGGTGGAGATTCTTTTTGTTTGTAGTAGAATTAATGTTAAATTTGCATGTGGAAATTAGCTTATTTTGAGTGATTGAAAGGGTTTATTAGATGTTTTTGAAACTTGGGGGTGTAACGATGTTGGTAGAAACCTAAAATTGTATTGTTGATGGTCTTTGGAAGTATGGTAGATTGAATGGAATGGTCGTAGGGATTCTTGGATAGATTTCTGCCCCAATTACTGTGTAAAATTCTTTTTCGATCCATCATAAAGGTGGTGTTCTTATTTTGTGCGTCTGAATTCTAGGATGCTAGAGCAAATGATGTGGATCTAAGCACTTACAAAGGAAAGGCTCTTCTGATTGTTAATGTTGCTTCTAAATGGTATGTACTAATCTACTGAATTGTAGTTCTTTAATTGTTGCTTAGGTTTTAATTTCGTATTGGGTTGGTTTTAGTTATGGTTTATGTTAAGTTCAGATAGTTTTATCAAAAGGTATGaactcatctttttttttttggttttgatgttTGTAGTGGATTAACCAACTCGAACTACACAGAGCTAAGTCAGGTGTATGACAAATACAAGAATCAAGGTTTGTTTGTCTTTTTATCTCCTGATATTGAAAATGTATGTCCATTCTAGATTGTTGAACAACAACTTGACACTTTATCCTTTTCTTCCGAAGGTCTGGAGATATTGGCTTTCCCATGTAACCAGTTTGGGGGTCAGGAACCAGGAAACAATGAGCAGATTGTAGAGTTTGCCTGCACTCGCTTCAAGGCCGAGTATCCCATCTTTGACAAGGTAAATTTAACATCCCATAATCAACCCCCTTAGCCCAAATACGCGCTCTCTCTTTTGCTAccctttgctttcttttggtttaGATTTGAGCGTGCATACATCACTGCAATTTGATTACTGAAGCTACCTCTGACTGCATCTTCGTACaagatttttatgaaacaaaacatGCATATATTTGAGTATCAATTTGTAACTCTTGATGTCATTGTTTTCTTTGTTAGGTGGACGTCAATGGAGAAAACGCTGCACCACTTTACAAGTTCTTGAAGTCCAGCAAGGGTGGGTTTTTGGGGGACAGCATCAAATGGAACTTCTCCAAGTTCCTTATTGACAAGGAAGGCCAAGTTGTTGACCGTTATGCACCCACAACCTCCCCTCTCAGCATTGAGGTACTATTCTTCATTCCCCAACTACCTACTAATTATTCACTTCATTTTGCGCCTTTCATGGTCAACTAATTCATTTCATTTTGCATCGTTGTTGGTCGACCTGGCTAACTCTGTTTCTTTGTGTTCTTGTGTTATGTTTTGCAGAAAGACATAAAGAAAGTGCTTGGAGTCTCTGCCTAAATATTTATCCGCGGTCGGGCTTTTACAAGTACGAGAGagaaatcaatcaaataaattagACTACATACTTTCATGGAGATACCCTGTATTTTGATGTGTTGGTGTTTTAAAGATTTATGTTTTATTTCAATGCATCCCTGAATTTTACAAGTACAAATCTTTGAAATCTTACTTATGGATGTGTACTTTTTAATCGAAATTGGATATATACATAGATGTTTCAGATTCTAGTTACTGCAAGTGATTATATGCGCAGTTTCTGAGTTTCTCCTCTTCATAAGTCGGGCTACAATATCCATCCAGATTTCAGTGCAGGATCCTAACTGGGGAAAATATTCTGCCGGCCCACAGTTTAAATGTCTATCCAGATCCAGTTGCCCAAAATTCTGCATAAAATCTGCTGACATTAACAAAAATTTCCACAGGTCCCAATCTGTATATAaataaaaatctagggtttttccTTGCTTTTCCTTGCTCATTGAAAGTTATGGCGTGTTTGAAGAAAAGCGATGAGCAGCAGACCAAGAAGAAAGTGAAAAAACTGGATattgatcttccatatcttcctGAGGACATGATAATCAAACATGTTCTGACGAGATCACCATCTCAGACTCTGTGCATATGCAGTTCCGTCAGTAAGTTATGGTACAATTCAATTTATAATGATGCACGATTTGCTACCTCCCATTTTGTTCAGAACAGGCCAAGTCTATACTTTAATCTCCTTAATCAACCATTAGGTGCAACTGATAAGAGAGCTTTCATTTTCCGTTTAAACGTTTCATGGATATAAATGACACACACTTGTGGCTGCGATAATCGTGGTTAATCCGATCAGAGATGATCAACTTTGCATCTACCATCCAAATTTTGCTGAGAAACGAGGGTGCACACACTTGTGTCATGGTTTCGGTTTTGATTCGTTATCGCGGAAATATAAGGTGGTATTTATTCTTACTTCAAAAAACAACTGATGAATTTGTCTGTGCTGTCTGTACCTTGGGAACCAAGGATGATTGGCGAGTGACAAGTACTCCTATTGCTGAAATGTCATCACGACCCAGTTCACCGCATTTTCTTTATCGAATGGTAACAAAGATTTCGAGAAAAGCTTGTAACTCAGCGACCCTTTGTGGGGGTGATCTGTATTGGAGGACAACTAATGAAGGTGAAAACAACCGTAAGATCGAAATGTTGCTCTCGTTCGACCTCCACCACGAGAAAATTCAGTTTACTCGACTCCCAGATATAGCTTCTCCTACTACCCGGTCGCGGCTGAACCCACGTTTAGTTGTTGATCATTATCTTCTGGAGTTTAAAGGATATCCTTGCATTGCATATGTTGAGAGCAAGATGCTAACATGCTGCATGTCATTATTCTGTGATTCTTGTTGTCGCTGTAAAGTTGTTCTGTATTTATTGAAGGACAAGGTCAAGCAAGAATGGACCAAGGGGGAAACTTTTGATTCTTTCAGGATCAAGCAGGATGATGAAGTTTCAGTACCCGATTCTTTCCGCTGCTACACTAAAACTGTTTATAAGATAACCCCTCCGATGCGTCTATTGACATTTTCCGATCAGGTGTTAATGTATTGGTATGATGGGGCTTGTCTTGCATTATACAACTTGCATACGAAACATCTCAACGTGGTAAAAGGCTCCCGCTACTACCGTAAAATCAACTGCCCGTACATGGATTATCAGCTGCATGCTCAACCGGAGAACCTCCGTACTCTCAAAACCTTCATTCCTGAAGGAGAAACTATTGAATATAATTGTCACGATGATTTTAGTCGGTCTGTAGCAACTAAGAAACCTGCTAGATGGGTGATCTCCGGAAGAGACTCACCAAAatattatgttttcttttagtttgtTTAGCACGTACTGTTATTGTTATTTCCATGCAACTGATATATGTAGGTCATTGGTATCATCATCCAGCGACTTTACTACTGTATTACTGTGACACCTGCCTGAATTCATATTTATTACATCCTCTATTTCGACTTTGAGCACTAAGCCAAGCATCATGCATACCTATGAaatacaaaagaaagaaaagaaaacagttTTGTGACAGCAATTACATGCCCCAGAAGGAACGTAACTTATTAAAGAGATCACCAAGTTAGGTTTGAAAGAATGTTATTATTCATACCTACTCAAAGAATAAAACATGACATTGCAAAGGATAAACCACCATGTTCAAGTGGTCCATTATTTCAAACACACATTTCTACTTCTGGAGAATGCTTGTACCACTAAACAACTCTGATATTTCCACTTCCTGAAAAATGTTTTCAACACCAAAATAAAACAAGTTTGATGTTTTCGTCGATCTTTTTTTCTTTAATGTCTTCAACACCAAACTATCTGACATTTTGTGATCATATTTTTTGACTAACTGTATGCAGATTTAAAGCTAAATTTTAATTCTTGGAACTACTTTTACCCTAATGTTATTTATATAACGATAacacaaagttttttttttttccccgTATATTCTAGATCAATGGCGCCTGCCATGCATAGTCTATTGTTTCTTTTCAGCTGAAATATGCATCACTGTGGGGGATAATAGTATTTCCCTTTACGCAAAACATGTCAAGTAGATGAACCACCAACTATTAAAAGTAGCTAAATGCATGAACTAGCTTTCTTGCAAGAGCAAAGGGCAAACTCTAGTGTCCTTTCAAGATTTCCAACAACTGAAATTAGAAAAACCTATTTTTGTAAATAGAATTTTattacagaaaataaaatatcTTCATGGATCATCACACTGCactgatatatatatacatatttttttgTTCCGTAAAGAATTAGGTGCTGGCGAGTTTCAAACTCAGGTCACTAGTatcatcatccaatgacattGCCATTATACTAAAGTGACATCGGCGcactgatatatttttattatcggCCTATGCAAGAAACATGGTGGAGCAGGCTATACCGACATAGATCGTCCGGAACAAATAAGTGAATCTGAATTACATGTAACTAGACTGTGTATAGAAGCAGATTTCTTCCCTTTGAATGCATTTTTTGTAAGATCAAAAATTGCAAAACTGTGAGTAGAGTACACAGTGCTTTAGCTTTTGAGGACCACAGTATGCATAATAATTTGGTTCATCATTCATTTATAACAGAGAGGGTGGGGGGGGATAGATAGTTTGGAAATCCATTTTCAGCAGAGACCTAAATTATTGTTTACAAATTCAAGACTCTTTAGGGTCCCCATTTCACATTACTTGATTCCCAGATTGGGATCCAATTTATTGAAAAATAAACTTATTGGAGTTCTGTTTTTTTGTAGTTTCACTGTCTTTTAACCTAACCACCCTTGCAGCCACATGAAAATTTCATCAGTGCATGTGAATATTGTGTGTGCTCATTGTCTATATTCTGCTGCACCCCCACTGGCCACTgccttcatcttcttccccaaaataaACAATCGCTATTTACATTCTGTTTTCATTGTCAACTTGTGTTTTTAGACATTGATAAAGGAGACCCCATGAATCAAAAAAAGGATTACCTCTTTGTTAGACAAAGGCCCCATGAATAAGATATTTTTCTCTTCCAGAAAATGTTAGAAATGTGTCATTGTTGTACTAGAGAACAATCACTACATTGATAATCTAATACTTCACTCTTTCATTGGCATAGTAGCTATGAAGTATATAACCACATTTACAATTCAATATTTTACTAAATAATCCTAGAGCACTGGTGGGCAAGGGCAACCGCTCTATCTTTGCCAACTAGCTCCTTTGAGCAACTGcaaaaccgaaaaaaaaaactaaaaaattttggtttagtcCCTGGTGTTACACTAGGGTGGAAGAGTAATTTTGGTTGAGCACACATATAATGTTTGCTTGGGAAAAGTATATATCAGGATCACTTTATACATCCGTCCCATCAATCATCAGGATCACTTTATACATGCGCCTCACTGAGACGTAACTTATATGTACGCCTCACTACACGGACGGAAAATATATGTCCCCTTCAACTCAAACGTAACTTAAAAGCTCGCCTGTTAATAAAAGAACATTTCAACttcgctcgaccaaatttggttttggtccgggatttagaccaaatatagtctgatatttgggtttggtctggtTTTTATTCTTTAGTCCGTTCGATATTGTGTGTGGTTTCtggatcaaaattttgggtttagtcgtccattgtggatgCTCTTAAGTCTTTATAAACCCATATTTACAAAgttatttgttttcattttctgatTGTACTTGTACCGGTCATTTTTTTCGCCGAACAAACATGTTCATTGTTTTTTCAAACTCTCTTGACTTACCTGAATCTAACACATTATATCATAATGTGACTCAAAATTTATTAAATAGTAAAGTTACGAGGGAAAAAATACTTTTAAAACCGGTTAGACATGTGACCAATGAGTGAGGATAAAATGGACTCGATTCAAACAGCTCTGAATCAAACTTCGAGTCACATATCggaaaaatagaaaaacaaacaaTCTGACATCTGATTCAGGCCAATTCATATACAAATTAGAAATGAGATCCTCGTTGAACTAGTTATTcttattaaaaaatatatattaacaTGCTAATTGTTTTTCCTTTACTCAACTAATTCGTTTGTATCTAACTCGAAAAATTATTAAATATTCTGAGCCAGACAATGAACCGAATTAAACCTCAAATCTAGATATGTGGTCAACGAGTCAGGTACAAAATAAATTTGACTTCCAAAATAATTTTGACTTTGAACTTAATCAGACACCTGGAGTAAGATCAtgcgaagaagaaaaaaaaaacaatcaatcTAACATCTGATTTAGGCCGAGTTAAAAACAAATCGCGAATCAGACCCAAACCCAAACAACCACAAGGTATGTTAATTGAAAagtaagaagaaaataaaagaaagaaaagcaTCACCAAATCTCAACTGCAAGGAAGAAATACTAAAATAAACAAGAAGCtcaaaaagaaaaggagaaaaatggtCAAAAGACCAAAATCTGAATATAGAAATGATTGCATCATCTTAGCCTTTTTAGGGAACACAGTCTCAATCTATCACCTCAAATGGAACCCTGAACCCCAAATTTATTTACATCTAAACAAAATTCTCAACTCCCCTTTCTCTATCAGGTCCCAAAACCCAATTAGTCAAAATCTCAGTCCAAATTAGTCAAACCTTCACTATCCCTCAAATTTAATTTCTTTCTTCATTTGCAAATTAGATTTCATCACTTCATCTTCTGTATTCCAACAATGGAAGGAGGTTTTAAGCTTCTTCTTCATCTACCCTTCTCTGTAAATCTACCAAATtccaaaatcaataaataaaattccacATTTTTTTTACTGGGTTCTGTAACAAACAGACGATTTACTCCTTGCTGGCAagattctcttcttcttatcttttgtTATATACTGtctgtgaagaagaaaaacaaaacccTCTTCTACTCCACCACCAcacttagaattttctcacttgaATCTACaaattaaaaatcaattttttcattCTTTCTAGGGTTTTTCAGAAATTGGGGGTCAAAAAATACTCCACATATGGGCTGTACAAGCTCAAAGTTAGATGATCTACCTGCCGTTAAACTTTGCCGAGAACGCTGTTATTATTTAGATGAAGCGATCCGGCAGAGGTATGCATTCTCTGATTCACATTCTGCTTATATTCAATCTTTAAAAGGTTTTGGTTTTTCATTAGATAGATTTTTTGATAATACTAATAATCGTAATCAAGATCTTGATGATAAGATTCCTATTTCTGCTTCTTCTTCACTTCGAATTCCTTCTGGTAGAAAAGTTGTTGATTCTCTTCCTAATCCTCCTCCTACTTCTAATCAAAATGCTAATTCTGGGTCTCATTTGCATTCACATTCTAATTCTGGTTCAcatttgcattcccattctcatTCTGGTTCTCACTTGCAATTTCACTCTGATTCCGAAGATTCCGATGAGGATGGAGATGGGGATGAGTCTTCTGGATCTCATGACCACCACCTCCATGACCATCATGATTCACATTTTCAGAATCAGCATCATTTCAATCAACATGGGGGTAATGGTAATGGGTATATGACAATGAATTACATGAGGAATCACTCTACTCAGTCAGTTGTTTATGAGCAAAGGCCAATGAGCCCCGAGACTGTTCATTTTGGCGAATCTTCGTCTTCGTTTCATCAGCCATATTATTCTTATCCTAATTATGAAAATAACAT
The nucleotide sequence above comes from Papaver somniferum cultivar HN1 chromosome 8, ASM357369v1, whole genome shotgun sequence. Encoded proteins:
- the LOC113304227 gene encoding probable phospholipid hydroperoxide glutathione peroxidase, producing MLFSSASAKIILSRRTPKLSTAIPFSSSKNSGSCYRSRVPFFSLRPVSGMASQSSKSSIYDFTVKDARANDVDLSTYKGKALLIVNVASKCGLTNSNYTELSQVYDKYKNQGLEILAFPCNQFGGQEPGNNEQIVEFACTRFKAEYPIFDKVDVNGENAAPLYKFLKSSKGGFLGDSIKWNFSKFLIDKEGQVVDRYAPTTSPLSIEKDIKKVLGVSA